A stretch of the Capsicum annuum cultivar UCD-10X-F1 chromosome 8, UCD10Xv1.1, whole genome shotgun sequence genome encodes the following:
- the LOC107839493 gene encoding 60S ribosome subunit biogenesis protein NIP7 homolog isoform X1 has protein sequence MRPLDEQETTQVFEKLHKFVGNNLKNIVENPSHEGPDNSPGRYCFRLQKNRVYYVSESLVKRATNIKRDNLVSLGTQLGKFTKGGKFHLTVQSLGLLAENAKHKVWLKPTSEMSFLYGNNVLKGGVGRITESISEHDGVVVYSMSDVPLGFGVAAKSTQDCRKMDPNGIVVLHQADIGEYLRMEDDL, from the coding sequence ATGCGACCTCTAGATGAGCAAGAAACAACACAAGTATTCGAAAAGCTCCACAAATTCGTCGGCAACAATCTGAAGAACATTGTAGAAAACCCATCTCACGAAGGCCCGGACAACTCACCTGGCCGCTACTGCTTTCGTCTGCAGAAAAACAGAGTTTACTACGTATCGGAATCCCTGGTGAAACGAGCAACGAACATAAAGCGCGACAACTTGGTATCCCTCGGGACCCAGTTAGGAAAATTCACAAAAGGAGGTAAATTTCATCTCACTGTTCAGTCTTTAGGCCTTTTGGCAGAAAATGCGAAGCACAAGGTGTGGTTAAAGCCGACATCTGAGATGAGTTTTTTGTATGGGAATAATGTGTTGAAAGGGGGAGTTGGGAGAATTACGGAGAGTATTAGTGAGCATGATGGGGTGGTTGTGTATTCGATGTCGGATGTGCCGTTGGGATTTGGGGTTGCAGCAAAGAGTACTCAAGATTGTAGGAAAATGGATCCCAATGGGATTGTTGTGCTTCATCAAGCTGATATTGGTGAGTATTTGAGAATGGAAGATGATCTTTGA
- the LOC107839493 gene encoding 60S ribosome subunit biogenesis protein NIP7 homolog isoform X2, protein MRPLDEQETTQVFEKLHKFVGNNLKNIVENPSHEGPDNSPGRYCFRLQKNRVYYVSESLVKRATNIKRDNLVSLGTQLGKFTKGGKFHLTVQSLGLLAENAKHKVWLKPTSEMSFLYGNNVLKGGVGRITESISEHDGVVVYSMSDVPLGFGVAAKSTQDCRKMDPNGIVVLHQADIGTF, encoded by the coding sequence ATGCGACCTCTAGATGAGCAAGAAACAACACAAGTATTCGAAAAGCTCCACAAATTCGTCGGCAACAATCTGAAGAACATTGTAGAAAACCCATCTCACGAAGGCCCGGACAACTCACCTGGCCGCTACTGCTTTCGTCTGCAGAAAAACAGAGTTTACTACGTATCGGAATCCCTGGTGAAACGAGCAACGAACATAAAGCGCGACAACTTGGTATCCCTCGGGACCCAGTTAGGAAAATTCACAAAAGGAGGTAAATTTCATCTCACTGTTCAGTCTTTAGGCCTTTTGGCAGAAAATGCGAAGCACAAGGTGTGGTTAAAGCCGACATCTGAGATGAGTTTTTTGTATGGGAATAATGTGTTGAAAGGGGGAGTTGGGAGAATTACGGAGAGTATTAGTGAGCATGATGGGGTGGTTGTGTATTCGATGTCGGATGTGCCGTTGGGATTTGGGGTTGCAGCAAAGAGTACTCAAGATTGTAGGAAAATGGATCCCAATGGGATTGTTGTGCTTCATCAAGCTGATATTG